From the genome of Nitrososphaerota archaeon, one region includes:
- the rimI gene encoding ribosomal protein S18-alanine N-acetyltransferase: protein MRKVYEVELESFDNPYPFPIFVGYLIKYSDGFLIAKINDHIVGYIIGIIEKNIGTIVSIAVKKDYRKKGIGKKLLDSIIEYFKSRNVSLVNLQVRIDNYEAISFYEKNGFKKVKVLKNYYSDGCDAFLMEKKV, encoded by the coding sequence TTGAGAAAAGTCTATGAAGTAGAGTTGGAGAGTTTTGATAATCCTTATCCATTTCCAATATTTGTAGGTTATTTAATAAAATATTCGGATGGATTTTTAATAGCTAAAATAAATGATCATATAGTTGGATATATTATAGGTATTATTGAGAAGAATATAGGAACTATAGTTTCCATAGCTGTAAAAAAAGATTATAGGAAAAAAGGTATTGGAAAAAAACTTCTTGATTCAATAATAGAATATTTTAAATCTAGAAATGTTTCTTTAGTTAATTTACAAGTTCGTATCGATAATTATGAAGCAATATCATTTTATGAGAAAAATGGATTTAAGAAAGTTAAAGTTTTAAAAAATTATTATAGTGATGGATGCGATGCATTTTTAATGGAAAAGAAAGTCTAA
- a CDS encoding hydroxyacid dehydrogenase: MNRKYKVFLTQPIHEAGLNKLSEECIVEIKNFSEDVSEDEIIKYVKDVDAIITRLPRITRKIIENAPELKVIGRHGVGYDNIDIKAATEKSIPVVYTPEAPCEPVAEHVIGFIIALSKNIVIADKALRKHTWIGWEVRHKYIGKNIKGKTLGIIGLGRIGALVAKYAKCLGMKIIYYDIYRKTDIEKLLDISYRELEDLLKESDFVSLNVPLTKSTEKLIGEKELRLMKKTAYLINTSRGKVIDEEALIKALKEGWIAGAALDVFEKEPISKDNPLIEFDNVILSPHMSAHTEEFFIDAAVTIAEDVLRVLKGKKPLYIVNPEVYSIKNFKE, translated from the coding sequence ATGAATAGAAAGTATAAAGTATTCTTAACTCAACCAATACATGAAGCTGGTTTAAATAAACTTTCTGAAGAATGTATTGTTGAAATAAAGAATTTTTCTGAAGATGTTTCTGAAGATGAAATAATAAAATATGTTAAAGATGTAGATGCTATTATTACAAGACTTCCAAGAATAACTAGAAAAATTATAGAAAATGCTCCAGAACTTAAAGTTATAGGCAGGCATGGAGTTGGATATGATAATATAGATATTAAAGCTGCTACTGAAAAAAGCATACCAGTAGTATACACTCCCGAAGCTCCTTGTGAGCCTGTAGCTGAACATGTAATAGGCTTCATTATTGCTTTATCAAAAAATATTGTTATAGCAGATAAAGCTCTACGAAAACATACATGGATTGGGTGGGAAGTAAGGCATAAATACATTGGAAAAAACATTAAAGGAAAAACTTTAGGAATAATTGGTTTAGGAAGAATAGGAGCTTTAGTAGCAAAATATGCAAAATGTCTTGGAATGAAAATTATCTATTACGATATATATAGGAAAACAGATATAGAAAAATTGTTAGATATAAGCTATAGAGAATTAGAAGATTTATTGAAAGAATCTGACTTTGTTTCATTGAATGTTCCTTTAACAAAATCTACTGAAAAATTAATTGGAGAAAAAGAATTAAGATTAATGAAGAAAACAGCATATTTAATAAATACTTCTAGAGGAAAAGTAATCGATGAGGAGGCTCTAATTAAAGCATTAAAAGAAGGGTGGATTGCTGGAGCTGCATTAGATGTTTTTGAAAAAGAGCCTATATCAAAAGATAATCCATTGATTGAATTTGATAATGTTATATTAAGTCCACATATGTCTGCTCATACTGAAGAATTCTTTATAGATGCTGCT